Below is a window of Maribacter dokdonensis DSW-8 DNA.
GTGCCTTTATGGAGAATAATGAAGTTGATGTAAAACAACTGATGACCATGCCTGCAGAAGAGATATTTAAGAAATCGAATTACAAACCAAGAAATTAAATGGCAGATTTACATACTTCAGAAATTACGTTGCGCGTAGGATTGGATGAGAATAGAGTTCCTGAAAAATTAAACTGGTCTGCACAAGACGGTGGTATTGAGAATGAAGAGGCAAAGGCAATGTTGTTATCCGTTTGGGATAGTAAAAACCAAGAATCTTTAAAGATCGATTTATGGACCAAGGATATGCCGGTAGATGAAATGAAAACATTCTTTCATCAAACATTGGTTTCGTTATCGGAAACTTTCTTAAAAGCAACGCAAGACGAGAAAATGACGGCTACCATGAAGGATTTCTGTGATTATTTCGCAGAGAACCTAAATTTAAAAGATCAGGGTTAAGCGGATTTCAATTTCTTTTTTCCTTTTGTTTTTTTGATCCAATAGATAATATAGGCAGTTCCTAAAACGGACGGTGTTATCCACGCCCAAAGGGTATCTTGGTGCATACCGGCTACAATAAATGCTGTTACCGATGCAATAAGTGCACCCAGCATTCTGCTTAAATGGTTTATGAGCCAAAGCTTCCTGTTTTCTAATGTGTTGCTATACAATTTAAAATCTCCATAAGGCATAAACAGTCCAAAGCAACCAAAGAACAAGAACAAGA
It encodes the following:
- the gldC gene encoding gliding motility protein GldC, encoding MADLHTSEITLRVGLDENRVPEKLNWSAQDGGIENEEAKAMLLSVWDSKNQESLKIDLWTKDMPVDEMKTFFHQTLVSLSETFLKATQDEKMTATMKDFCDYFAENLNLKDQG